A single Montipora foliosa isolate CH-2021 chromosome 7, ASM3666993v2, whole genome shotgun sequence DNA region contains:
- the LOC138010361 gene encoding QRFP-like peptide receptor, with protein sequence MFFWTDNGTVASTDGRFVQNGTAQTPVTMHLRLARYGIFVPIFLFSVTGNTLVIMTVLLLRKMKTVPMIFVANLAACDLTTTISSIAPDLAVEELGFWPYGAVLCKVIYPLATFSTNAAALTLIIISIDRYCAIICPLNLRYRITTGKCLKMIVAIHCISLSAVVPYSMVLKTNGDDKPSCEETWSLGAAKIYTVALFLLQYGVPLIVMSVAYAVIGFKLFKNTGKAAALAGHNGSTPNNRRKRLQHDVSTVLNPSLQKRRRQNLKTARMFLFVVAIFLVFMMPHQLLWLSYDYLSHTRTFKDNEEVIVLVCRAFTYANSVLNVIVYGVCNGNFRRGCLSVIKCHCSKASQRSQERRRNRESMLVANRFRNLKRHNSSCRSTTDSESSFVMREHRSSSLRREIFHGKVISNGIKNPPVEKPLIKEINECKKSAEIKGNFQCVKQPSPLCENKPCRDLLHEAKVQEYNATSNWLSETEALLKRLCEEIETTGESDCLFAQQRWMSLAPNRHGNNEKSLSCYLEENEEKETIL encoded by the coding sequence ATGTTCTTTTGGACTGATAATGGCACTGTCGCTTCAACCGATGGCAGATTTGTGCAAAATGGCACGGCGCAGACTCCTGTGACGATGCATTTACGCTTGGCGAGGTATGGCATCTTTGTGCCGATATTTTTGTTCAGCGTAACAGGCAACACCTTGGTTATTATGACAGTTCTGTTACTGCGTAAAATGAAAACTGTGCCAATGATCTTTGTAGCAAACTTAGCCGCTTGTGATTTGACGACGACCATATCGAGCATCGCTCCTGATTTAGCAGTGGAAGAGTTAGGATTTTGGCCTTACGGAGCAGTGTTATGTAAAGTTATCTACCCGCTGGCAACGTTTTCTACCAATGCAGCCGCGTTAACTCTTATAATAATCTCTATCGATCGCTACTGTGCCATTATCTGCCCGCTAAACTTGCGGTACCGCATAACGACAGGAAAGTGTTTGAAAATGATTGTCGCAATTCACTGCATCTCATTATCTGCGGTCGTCCCTTACTCCATGGTCTTGAAGACAAACGGAGACGACAAGCCGAGCTGTGAAGAAACCTGGTCGTTAGGGGCGGCGAAGATTTATACTGTGGCTTTGTTCCTGCTGCAGTATGGAGTACCTCTCATTGTTATGTCAGTAGCTTATGCTGTGATAGGGTTTAAGCTTTTCAAGAACACAGGCAAGGCAGCAGCTCTTGCCGGGCATAACGGTTCGACCCCTAATAATCGCAGGAAACGACTACAACATGACGTATCAACTGTTTTAAACCCTTCTCTTCAAAAGCGCAGAAGACAGAACCTTAAAACGGCGCGAATGTTTCTCTTTGTTGTAGCAATATTTCTGGTTTTTATGATGCCGCACCAATTGCTATGGTTAAGTTACGATTATTTGTCGCAcacaaggactttcaaggacaaCGAAGAAGTTATAGTACTCGTTTGCAGAGCTTTTACTTATGCAAACTCCGTGCTTAATGTTATCGTCTATGGCGTTTGTAATGGTAATTTTCGGCGTGGATGTTTGTCTGTCATAAAGTGCCATTGCAGCAAAGCTAGTCAAAGAAGCcaggaaagaagaagaaataggGAATCCATGCTTGTTGCTAATCGTTTCAGAAATCTAAAGAGACACAATTCTTCATGTCGCAGCACTACCGATTCGGAAAGTTCATTTGTTATGAGGGAACACAGGTCTAGTAGTCTGCGAAGAGAGATATTTCATGGCAAGGTCATCTCAAATGGGATTAAAAACCCACCTGTTGAGAAACCATTGATAAAGGAGATAAATGAATGCAAGAAAAGCGCGGAAATAAAAGGCAACTTCCAGTGCGTGAAACAACCATCACCTTTATGCGAAAACAAACCCTGCAGAGATTTGCTTCACGAAGCTAAGGTACAGGAATATAATGCCACTTCTAATTGGCTTAGCGAAACAGAAGCACTCTTGAAAAGACTTTGTGAGGAGATAGAAACCACGGGGGAAAGTGATTGTCTCTTCGCACAGCAACGGTGGATGTCTCTAGCACCCAATCGGCACGGAAACAACGAGAAATCACTTTCCTGTTACCTGGAggagaatgaagaaaaagagaCCATTCTATAG